A portion of the Deltaproteobacteria bacterium genome contains these proteins:
- a CDS encoding RNA methyltransferase — translation MSLEHITIVLHKPHYPENIGAAARAAMNMGIHCLRVVAPENWDLGRALKLSTHVAADLIKNLETYDTLSEALRPFTYIVGTTSRIGRKRPVTSTPRATAARLVEIAPENRIALLFGPEDRGLSNDDLKFCHEVVLVPTADFHSLNVAQAVLILAYECFLAFNEKSPKPEPKRKPLATAADLERMYARLEHTLARIDFIDPRNPEYWMQKLRRSLGRFPLTRQDADLILGLCRQIDWAQEAKQNISNNNELL, via the coding sequence GTGTCTCTCGAACACATCACCATCGTCCTGCATAAACCGCACTATCCGGAAAACATCGGCGCAGCGGCGCGAGCCGCCATGAACATGGGCATTCATTGTCTGCGCGTCGTGGCGCCCGAAAATTGGGACCTCGGACGGGCCCTCAAACTCTCCACTCACGTCGCCGCCGATCTGATCAAGAATCTGGAGACCTACGATACGCTGTCCGAAGCGCTCCGGCCTTTCACCTACATCGTGGGCACCACCTCCCGCATCGGACGAAAACGTCCCGTTACCTCGACTCCCCGCGCCACGGCCGCCAGATTGGTCGAAATCGCACCCGAAAACCGGATCGCTTTACTTTTCGGACCCGAAGATCGCGGTCTCAGTAACGATGATTTGAAGTTCTGCCATGAAGTGGTCCTCGTGCCCACGGCCGACTTCCACTCGTTGAACGTGGCGCAGGCCGTGCTGATTCTGGCTTACGAATGCTTTCTTGCATTTAACGAGAAATCGCCGAAACCCGAGCCCAAACGAAAGCCCCTGGCCACCGCCGCAGACCTGGAACGCATGTACGCGCGTCTCGAGCATACGCTCGCCCGAATCGACTTCATCGACCCCCGGAATCCGGAATACTGGATGCAAAAACTAAGGCGGAGCCTTGGCCGTTTTCCATTGACGCGTCAGGATGCGGATCTGATACTGGGGCTCTGCAGGCAAATCGATTGGGCCCAGGAAGCTAAACAAAATATAAGCAATAATAATGAACTGTTATGA
- a CDS encoding MBL fold metallo-hydrolase encodes MRTALFWEGNERILIDCGPDIHQQMREYRLRRPDAVLITHEHSDHYIGLDELVSFRRCLPKDDYQPIPLYATEKAFETIELRFGYLMPSVFEKRVAIPGEPLNGLNTLVIPFKTYHGDVAGGSVGYALEDFGSRLCYTSDFSALPEEPSVLFRPDVLVIQAYWLNEPAFNRPNHMSFQNALAYIRRWAPKSAYLTHIGDQDQVPGDPANRFLKKTPPKEPLRHPTSGRIYPIPLCQEEWERIVSEICRDRQIQTEIHVAYDGLTVEVAKPS; translated from the coding sequence ATGAGAACTGCCCTCTTTTGGGAAGGCAACGAACGGATCCTGATCGACTGCGGCCCCGATATCCATCAGCAGATGAGGGAATACCGCCTTAGAAGGCCCGACGCCGTTCTGATCACCCACGAGCACAGCGACCACTATATCGGTCTGGACGAGTTGGTATCGTTCCGGCGTTGTCTCCCAAAAGACGACTATCAACCAATCCCGCTATACGCCACGGAGAAAGCGTTCGAAACGATTGAACTCCGCTTCGGATACCTCATGCCGAGCGTGTTCGAAAAGCGCGTCGCGATTCCCGGAGAGCCCTTGAACGGTCTGAACACACTGGTGATCCCGTTCAAAACGTACCACGGTGACGTGGCCGGAGGTTCCGTGGGATACGCCTTGGAAGATTTCGGGTCCAGGCTATGTTATACATCGGATTTCAGCGCCTTGCCGGAGGAGCCGTCCGTATTGTTCCGACCGGACGTGTTGGTCATACAGGCCTACTGGCTGAACGAGCCCGCGTTCAATCGCCCGAACCATATGAGTTTCCAGAACGCCTTGGCCTATATCAGGCGATGGGCGCCGAAAAGCGCCTACCTGACGCACATTGGAGATCAGGACCAGGTACCTGGCGACCCGGCAAACCGATTCCTCAAGAAGACCCCTCCAAAGGAGCCGCTTCGCCACCCGACGTCGGGCCGGATCTATCCGATACCGCTGTGCCAGGAAGAATGGGAGAGGATTGTTTCTGAAATCTGCAGGGACCGCCAAATTCAAACCGAGATTCACGTTGCCTACGATGGACTCACCGTAGAAGTGGCGAAGCCATCGTAA
- a CDS encoding ATPase P: MRMDIPGAGNLVLDYLVLDFTGTLSISGYLIPGVAERLKDLSNQLKINVLTADTFGKVRQALDGLPVKLTIMDRAPEDRFKEAFVESLGADRVAAMGNGNNDRLMLKKAALGVAVIEGEGCSVQTLVNADLVVNSILDGLDLLREPLRIRAGLRF, encoded by the coding sequence ATGCGCATGGATATTCCCGGCGCCGGAAATCTCGTCCTGGACTATCTGGTCCTCGATTTCACGGGTACCTTATCCATCAGTGGGTATCTTATCCCGGGCGTTGCGGAACGGCTCAAAGACCTGTCGAACCAGTTGAAGATCAACGTACTGACCGCGGATACCTTCGGAAAAGTCCGACAGGCCCTGGACGGCTTGCCGGTGAAACTCACCATCATGGACCGGGCGCCTGAAGACAGGTTCAAAGAAGCCTTTGTCGAGAGTTTGGGCGCGGACAGAGTGGCGGCCATGGGAAACGGCAACAACGACCGGCTCATGTTGAAAAAAGCGGCTCTCGGCGTGGCGGTGATCGAAGGTGAAGGGTGTTCCGTACAGACCCTTGTGAACGCGGATCTCGTGGTAAACAGCATTCTGGATGGCCTCGACTTGCTCCGCGAACCGCTGCGCATCAGAGCCGGGCTGCGGTTCTGA